In one Lolium rigidum isolate FL_2022 chromosome 3, APGP_CSIRO_Lrig_0.1, whole genome shotgun sequence genomic region, the following are encoded:
- the LOC124701557 gene encoding F-box/kelch-repeat protein SKIP11-like, with amino-acid sequence MMLEDQSCLVPRSLPAACCDPDSDWAYHEIPVLTGKRPAPEDDFQEMDDDADGGGKRSKSPSPQPHTPDITEGHGSSRHVSSGDQQQQQGSGTNLIGEIGRDLSINCLLRLSRSDYGSVASLNRDFHALVSQGEIYRLRRQTGVAEHWVYFSCNVLEWDAYDPYRQRWIQVPKMPPDECFMCSDKESLAVGTQLLVFGMAHIVFRYSILTNSWTRAGAMNSPRCLFGSTSVGEKAYVAGGTDASGKILSSAEMYDSETLIWTPLPSMHRERKMCSGVFMDGKFYVIGGVTHNNKVLTCGEEYDLKRQSWRVIENMSEGLNGVTGAPPLIAVVNNELYAADYSEKDVKKYDKLNNKWITLGKLPERSVSMNGWGLAFRACGDRLIVIGGPRTSIGGMIELNSWVPDQQPPVWNLVARRPSGNFVYNCAVMGC; translated from the coding sequence ATGATGCTGGAAGACCAATCCTGCCTCGTCCCGCGCTCCCTGCCGGCCGCCTGCTGCGACCCGGACTCCGACTGGGCCTACCACgaaatccccgtcctcaccggcaAGCGCCCGGCGCCGGAGGACGACTTCCAAGAAATGGACGACGACGCGGACGGCGGCGGGAAGCGCAGCAAGTCGCCATCCCCACAGCCGCACACGCCCGACATCACCgagggccacggctccagccgccaCGTCTCCTCCGgagaccagcagcagcagcagggctcCGGGACCAATCTCATCGGCGAGATTGGCCGGGACCTCTCCATCAACTGCCTCCTCCGCCTCTCCAGGTCCGACTACGGCTCCGTCGCCTCCCTCAACCGCGACTTCCACGCCCTCGTCAGCCAAGGGGAGATCTACCGCCTCAGGCGCCAGACCGGGGTCGCCGAGCATTGGGTCTACTTCTCCTGCAACGTGCTCGAGTGGGACGCCTACGACCCCTACCGCCAGCGCTGGATCCAGGTGCCCAAGATGCCGCCCGACGAGTGCTTCATGTGCTCCGACAAGGAGTCCCTCGCCGTCGGCACACAGCTGCTCGTCTTCGGGATGGCGCACATTGTCTTCAGATATAGCATCCTCACCAATTCCTGGACCAGGGCTGGGGCCATGAACTCGCCACGCTGCCTCTTCGGATCCACCAGCGTCGGCGAGAAGGCGTATGTGGCCGGAGGCACTGATGCCTCCGGGAAGATATTGAGCTCCGCGGAGATGTATGACTCCGAGACGCTTATCTGGACGCCCCTCCCCAGCATGCACAGGGAGAGGAAGATGTGCTCCGGGGTCTTCATGGATGGCAAGTTCTATGTCATTGGCGGTGTTACCCATAACAACAAGGTGCTGACCTGCGGGGAGGAGTATGACTTGAAGCGCCAGTCCTGGAGGGTCATCGAGAACATGTCCGAGGGCCTCAACGGCGTCACCGGCGCTCCTCCGCTCATTGCCGTtgtcaacaacgagctctacgcgGCTGATTACAGTGAGAAGGATGTAAAGAAGTATGACAAGCTCAACAATAAGTGGATCACTCTCGGGAAGCTGCCGGAGCGGTCCGTGTCCATGAATGGCTGGGGCCTCGCTTTCAGAGCGTGCGGCGACCGCCTCATCGTCATCGGAGGTCCAAGGACCTCTATCGGTGGCATGATTGAGCTCAACTCATGGGTCCCGGATCAGCAACCGCCTGTCTGGAATTTGGTTGCCAGGCGCCCATCCGGGAACTTCGTCTATAACTGCGCCGTCATGGGCTGCTGA